In Desertifilum tharense IPPAS B-1220, one DNA window encodes the following:
- a CDS encoding PIN domain-containing protein, which translates to MTQYLLDTNIILRFTNPSDAQHQLVTETISLLLSRGDECYLTAQVLVELWVVATRPIDVNGLGWSTEQTRAIINQLLERFPLINETPQIFPTWLNLVTEHQVMGKRTHDVRIVAVMLGSGINHILTLNPTDFTGLPGIAIALPQDMIGDR; encoded by the coding sequence ATGACCCAATATCTTCTAGACACTAATATTATTTTACGCTTCACTAACCCATCAGATGCCCAACATCAGCTAGTCACAGAGACGATATCTTTACTGCTCAGCCGAGGGGATGAATGCTATCTAACAGCACAAGTGTTAGTTGAACTTTGGGTAGTCGCAACTCGTCCAATTGATGTGAATGGTTTGGGATGGTCTACCGAACAAACGCGCGCTATTATCAATCAACTTCTAGAGCGTTTTCCCCTAATTAATGAAACCCCGCAAATCTTTCCGACTTGGCTAAATTTGGTGACAGAGCATCAGGTTATGGGTAAACGAACCCATGATGTGCGGATTGTTGCTGTGATGCTAGGGTCTGGAATTAACCATATTTTGACTTTAAACCCAACTGATTTTACAGGTTTACCAGGGATTGCGATCGCGCTTCCCCAGGATATGATTGGCGATCGTTAA
- the hpnA gene encoding hopanoid-associated sugar epimerase, with amino-acid sequence MKQPVFVTGGTGFVGANLVRLLLQEGYPVRVLVRPHSHLDNLQGLAVERVQGDLTDLDLAEKIKGCQFLFHVAAHYSLWQADRDKLYQANVIGTRNILAAAQQAGVERTVYTSSVAAIGVQASGVPTDETYQSPVEKLVGDYKKSKYYAEQEAIQAAANGQDIVIVNPSSPIGPWDIKPTPTGDIILRFLRRQMPFYLDTGLNFIDVRDVAWGHLLALEKGKKGDRYILGNQNLSLKAILDQLADLTGLPAPQNSLPPWIPYSVAWVDEKILAPLGKPPSVPLDGVRMAKQYMYYSAAKAIRELGLPQTPISTALKDAVEWFTARGYLD; translated from the coding sequence ATGAAACAGCCAGTCTTTGTTACCGGGGGGACGGGGTTTGTCGGCGCGAATTTGGTGCGCTTACTGCTGCAAGAAGGGTATCCCGTTCGGGTATTAGTTCGTCCTCATAGTCATCTCGATAATCTCCAAGGATTGGCGGTTGAACGGGTTCAAGGCGATCTAACCGATTTAGATTTAGCAGAGAAAATCAAAGGCTGTCAATTCTTATTTCATGTTGCGGCGCATTACTCCCTGTGGCAGGCGGATCGGGATAAACTGTATCAAGCTAATGTTATCGGCACTCGCAATATTTTAGCCGCCGCGCAACAGGCGGGAGTTGAACGCACGGTTTACACCAGTTCCGTTGCTGCTATTGGCGTACAAGCTTCTGGGGTTCCTACCGATGAAACCTATCAGTCTCCGGTAGAAAAGCTGGTGGGAGATTATAAGAAATCGAAGTATTATGCAGAGCAGGAAGCTATTCAAGCCGCAGCAAACGGACAGGATATTGTGATTGTCAATCCTAGCAGTCCGATCGGCCCTTGGGATATTAAACCGACGCCAACCGGAGATATCATCCTGCGCTTTCTGCGGCGACAGATGCCGTTTTATCTCGATACGGGGTTAAACTTTATTGACGTGCGGGATGTGGCGTGGGGACATTTGCTAGCGTTGGAAAAAGGGAAAAAAGGCGATCGCTATATCTTAGGCAACCAAAACCTCAGCCTCAAAGCTATTTTAGACCAACTGGCCGACCTTACCGGACTTCCCGCCCCCCAGAACTCCCTTCCCCCCTGGATACCCTACAGCGTCGCTTGGGTAGATGAAAAGATTCTCGCACCTTTGGGAAAACCTCCTAGCGTTCCCTTGGATGGGGTACGGATGGCGAAACAATATATGTACTATAGTGCGGCGAAGGCTATCCGCGAGTTAGGCTTACCTCAAACTCCCATTTCTACCGCCCTGAAGGATGCAGTAGAGTGGTTTACAGCACGGGGTTATCTCGATTGA